The Streptomyces noursei ATCC 11455 sequence CGGCTGCCGAGGAAGCCGCGCAGCACCATCCCCAACTGCGGGAGCAGTACGCCTCGCTACGGGGAAAGGACCCGCGCGAGATGCGCGACGACAAGTTCGCATACGGGCTTCAAAGGGTTCTCGACGGCCTGGCAGGTCGCATCGTCACAATTGGCGAGTAACTGTCGCCCCGAGCCGGTCGCGGCATGAACGAGATCAACCAGACACCCGCATCCAACCGCCGCGCGAGCCAGCCCGCGGTCCTATGGACCGCCCGGCAGGTCACGAGCGGAGCCAGAGGCGAAGGGCAGCAACGGTCACGGTGCCGTAGAAGACGTACGCTCTCTTGTCGAAGCGGGAGGCTACGGCACGGAAGCCTTTCAGCGCGTTGATCGTTCGCTCGACTTCGTTGCGGCGCGTGTAGATCGCCTTGTCGAAGCCGATGGGCCTACCGCCCGCGCTACCGCGGCGCCGACGGTTGGCCCGCTGGTCCTTGCGCTCAGGAATCGTGTGTTTAATCTGCCGACGTCGTAGGGACCGGCGATTCCGGCGAGACGAGTAGTAGGGCTTTGTTAGGTGTGTCAACTGGCCTGCACTGAGGGCTCTGTGATGTCCTGTCAGGTGTGACTCCTGAGGAGATGGAAGAGGTCCGTCCGCGCCTGGAGGCGTTTGCGGCGGAGATGCTCGGCTCGCTGCCGCGTTGTGATCAGCGGGCCAAGGGCGAGTTGTACCTGCGTGGGCTGATGCTGGACGGCAAACGCAAGTCGATGCAGCCGATGGCCGAGCGTCTGGGAGTGGACCATCAGCAACTCCAGCAGTTCGTCTCCTCCTCCACCTGGGACTGGACCGTGGCGCCTGTTCGTGCCCGAGAGCTGGGACGACACCACGACCGAGGACGACAGGCTGCTGGCCGAGGCCATCCGACGCCGACGCGCCAAGGCAGGGATCCCGGACTGTGAGCGGCACCGGGAGAAGTGGCGCCTGGCCTTGGAGATGCTGGATGAGGTGCGAGGGGACTGGGAACTTCCCGACTTGCCGGTGGTAGCCGATGCCGGGTATGGGGACGCCACCGGCTTTCGCGAGGGCCTGACCGAGCGCGGCCTGACCTACGCGGTGGCGGTCAAGGGCACCACCACCGCCTATCCGGGCCAGGCGGTCCCCGTCCGCCCTCCCTACAGCGGCCGGGGCCGACCACCCGTGCCGGCCTACCCGATCCCGCACACCACCTTGCGGCAACTCGCCCTGGATACGGGCAGGTCCGCGGCGCGGACTGTCACCTGGCGCCAGGGCAGCAAGACCACAAAACGCAACCCCAAAGTCGCGATGCGCTCCCGGTTCCTGGCCCTGCGGGTCCGTCCGGCCAACCGCACCATCCGCCGCGCCACCGACGGCTCCCTACCCGAATGCTGGCTGCTGGCCGAATGGCCATCCGGCTCTGCCGAACCCACCAACTACTGGCTGTCCACCCTGCCCGCCGACACCCCACTACGCGAACTGGTCCGCACCGCCAAGATCCGCTGGCGCATCGAGCACGACTACCGCGAACTCAAGGACGGCCTGGGACTGGACCACTTCGAAGGCCGCAACTACCCCGGATGGCACCGCCACGTCACCCTCACCGCCCTCGCCCAGGCATTCTGCACCCTGCTCAGGCTCGACCCAAAAGCCCCTGCGCCGGCCTGACCCTCTACGCCGCCCTCCGCGCGTTACAGACACTCCTGGCCACCTGGACCGGCGCCTGCCACATATGCAGCCAACCAGCCCCCACACCCGAACCCCACCACAGAACCTAACAAAGCCCTACAACACCGTTGCCAAGTAAAGGAATTGGCCATTCCCGACGGGGAGATACGTTATGTCGCCCACGTACTTCGTGTTCGGCGTCTTCGCGGTGAAGTCGCGCCGTAGCAGGTCGGGAACCGGCGTCGCCGACGGCTCGGGGGTGGTGGTGCGGACCTTCTTGCGCAGGTGGAAGCCGACGACGCCTCGCGCACGCATGACCCGTGCGACGCGTTTGTGATTGACGCGTACTCCGGCGTCGCGAAGCTCGGCGGTGACCCGCGGGGCGCCGTAGGTTCCGTCGGACTCGGCGTGGATGGCGGTGATCCGCTCGGCGAGATCGGCATCCGCCCGGACCCGCTCGGCCCGCGCGTCCGCGCCGGCAATCCACCGGTAGAACCCGGACCGTGAGACGGCCAGGATCCGGCACAGCCGCTTGACGCCGAAGGCGCCACGATGATCGTCAACGAACTGGAAGCGGCTGCTCACCAGCTGGTCTCCGCCGCAAAATACTTCGCGGCCCTCCGCAGGATCTCCCGCTCGAGCTCGAGTTCTTTCACTCGCGCCCGCAACTGCCGGTTCTCCTTCTCCATCACGCTGGCCTCGCCGGCGCCGGGCCGAGCGTCCTGCTCGGCGTCCCGCACCCAGGTGCGGAGCGTCTCATGGTTGACGCCCAGGTCCTTGGCCACCGACGCGTACGTCCCACCCGGGCTGGCGTGGTAGAGCGCGACGGCATCAGCCCGGAACTCAGGCGAGTACTTCGACGTCCCCAACGGGAACTCCTGTCCTTCGGATCCTCACGATCCAATGATCAGGGTGTCCACGATCAAGGGCTAACCCCCCTTCACCCTCCTCACGCAGGATGAAGAGGTTCAATGAACCACCGAAAATACGGCTCTCCTGTCGTATGTGTGGGTCATTCTGTGGCGAGTTGGCGGCCTGGGAGTTGTGGTCGTGGTCCGCCCAGGGTGAGCATGACGAGGGCGATGATGGCGTTGGCGGTGTGGAAGCCGAAGCCGCGTCGGATGATCAGGCGAGTCTTGGTATTGGTGGACTCGATCAGTCCGTTGCTCATGCCGGTGGTCAGCGCGGCGCGGATGGCGTCGTAGTGGCGCATGATCTTGCGTTGGAGGTCGACGAAGGTGGGGATGCGGCAGCGTCGGGCCCAGGCGATCCAGCGGTCCAGGGCTTTGAGGGCGGCGGTGGGGCGGGACTTGGCCAGGGTGAACACGGTCCGGAGGGCTTCTTTCAGGCGCCAGGCGCGGTGGAGTTGGGGGTCGGTGGCGGCGATCCAGGCGAGTTTCGCGGCCTGCCGGTCGGTGAGGTCATCGGAGTTCTTCCACAACGCGAAGCGGGAGTCCTTCAGTGCGCGGGCCGTCTCCCGGTCGCCGAGGCTGTGGCGGGCCCGGTTCCAGGCCGTCCGGCGCTCGGCGTCCAGGGCGGTGGTGGCCCAGGCGACCACGTGGAAGGGGTCCATCACGCGCCTGGCGTGTGGGGCGCGTTCGGCCAGCACGCCGGCGATCCAGCCGGCGCCATCGGCGCTGATATCGATCAGGCGTCCGGTCCTGCCGGGGCCAAGGCCGTCGAAGAAGCGGTGCAGGACGTGTTTGCCGTGGCCGTCGGCCATCCACACCACCCGGCCAGTGTCGTGGCAGACCACGACTGTCATGTACTTCTGCCCCCGGCGGTGGGAGATCTCGTCGATACCGATCCGCCGTAGTCCTGCCAGTCGGTCCACATCGCGGTCCCGGTCGGCGACGAACCGGGCCACGATCGCCCCGGCCGTCCGCCAGGAGATCCGCATCAGTGCGGCTGTTGCCGTCTTCGAGCACTCGGCGGCCATCCAGGCAGCCTGCTGATCGAAGGCCAGGGTGTGGCCGGCACCGTGTCTGGCCCACGGCACCCAGGCCACGACGGAACCGTGGATGTGGCATCCCACCCGCGGTGCATCAGCCTCCAGGAACACCCGCACCGCACCATGATCCAGATCCCGCCACCGCCGACGCCCCCGGCCGGCGTCATACCGGGCAGCCGGTCTGCGGCAGATCCCACACCGCTGCCGACTCCGCGCATCGGGTCGTACCGACACGATCACACACTGTTCGCTCTCGTCGAAGCGGATCCCCTCGACCACGGTGTTTTCGACCGTCAGAGTTCTCTTCCATATGCTGAAGACAGACACGCCGTTTCTCTGCAAGATCAGACTTGTTGCTAGACACCTCAAGCCTGGCAGAGAACGGCGTGTTTCACGCATCAGCCCAGCTCACAGCACCCACACATACGGCAGGAGAGCCGAAAACCCACCGCCGCTGGTCCAGGATCAGGCAGTCAGCGTGACGATCCGCTGACAAGGGTTGACACACGACAGGAGTTGTCACACGCTCTTAAAAGCGTGGTGTTGCACGCGCAGGGTTCTTGCAAGGTCGCTGTGATCTCGTGAACGTGCTGGTCAACTGCGGTGTGACCGGAGATGCCAAAGCTCCGTTGATGTGGGTGAGCTACCAACTCGCCAGCAAACAACGGAGCTTCGATGATTCGTAAGTCTGCCATGGCTGCGTTCGTGTTGTCGCGTTCTGTCCTCTCGACGGGTGATGCGGTGGAGTGAGGCGTCTCCCGGAGTGTGGACACAGGGGCTCATGCTGCGGTGGTGAGTGTATCTGCTCGCAGGTGCTGTTGTTCGAACTCAGCTGGTGAGAGGTAGTTGAGAGCACTGTGGCGTCTGCGGGCGTTGTAGTAGATCAGCCACT is a genomic window containing:
- a CDS encoding ISL3 family transposase, which codes for MSVFSIWKRTLTVENTVVEGIRFDESEQCVIVSVRPDARSRQRCGICRRPAARYDAGRGRRRWRDLDHGAVRVFLEADAPRVGCHIHGSVVAWVPWARHGAGHTLAFDQQAAWMAAECSKTATAALMRISWRTAGAIVARFVADRDRDVDRLAGLRRIGIDEISHRRGQKYMTVVVCHDTGRVVWMADGHGKHVLHRFFDGLGPGRTGRLIDISADGAGWIAGVLAERAPHARRVMDPFHVVAWATTALDAERRTAWNRARHSLGDRETARALKDSRFALWKNSDDLTDRQAAKLAWIAATDPQLHRAWRLKEALRTVFTLAKSRPTAALKALDRWIAWARRCRIPTFVDLQRKIMRHYDAIRAALTTGMSNGLIESTNTKTRLIIRRGFGFHTANAIIALVMLTLGGPRPQLPGRQLATE